CGTCGTCCGACATCACTGCCGACGGATTTTATGATCCCGGACAGGTGGTTAATGGTGGTTAACCTCCCCTCAGGCATCCCCCCCCGCCCTTCAGGCCACCTGTCCTTTAGCCCCTTCCCTCTGGGATTCTTCCATAGGCGCGGCCAGGTCAACGGGTTCTTCCTCTGGAGGATCTGGCCAAACAGAACGTCAGCCAGCACCGGCCAGTCATCGCGGTCAGTGGTAAACCAGACCACCTGTAAGTCagcgttttgtttttttctccccatAACCCACTTACTGTATGACAGACATTTTTACTCATCTGTCGCCTCAGATACCACAGGCTGAGCATAAAACTCAAAAAACTCTTCTGATCTTGCCTTGTTTTTTTCCAAGAGAGGTGGAAATATAAAAGGTCTCGTTAAATATGAAGGCTGATGGTAATGCCATCAGAATACGCATCACGCAGCCAGAGGAAACAAGAACAACAATATATCCACATGTTGTACTATTTTAAATAGCATCAACCTCTAaacaacaaattaaataaaaggcagcagtgtgcatgtgtgcagaaACATTAGCCTGGCAGCACAACTTTTATTCGTAACTTTTGCCGCGGCCAGTAACTGCACCTTTGTCGGCAGCGAAATCCGTCATTTTGTTTCTGGCTAATTTGGTGGAATTAAATTGCTGGAAAGCAAAGGGCTCGTTGTTGGTGGTAAAGGGCAGCACAGCCGCATTTCAAAAAGGATTTAAAACCTGGAACTTTCGCGTCATTAAACTCTCCTCTGGCTAGATACCACCTGAATGCTAAAAGGCAGCCCTGCTAACAGGCATTGTTGGGTAATTGTGAGGCAGACTATGTTAACGGTATGGCATTGGGTTATAGGCACGCTGACTCTCTTCACTGGGCTCTAGTTCATATATACCACATTTGTCTAGTCCCATGATTTTGACAAGAAGGTTCAGTAGATatgacaccccccctccccctccccctcactgtcCAAGGATCTGAACCAGTCCCTGTTACTGTTTTAGCCAAGTGCGGATAAAAGCTGCTTGTgatgaaaatgtaattattcCAGCTTTGGTTTAGCCCTTCAGCTGAGTTTTCCCCCTTTCAAACTCTGCAGTTTGGGGCCCTCAGAGcatgcagtgcattgtgggacagGGGGAGCCATGCTGTTTATTATGCTGCAAATGTATCGTATAAATTGAATGGAGGTGCATGGTGAATTTGTGAGGTGATGCTGCctttttatttcattcatttctgttCTGCTTATTAGTGTTGCCTATATCTTTGAACACAAAGCCGCTTTATTGCTcacaatgtatatttttttccattgtatACATTTATGAAGCTGTATATTACCTGTTCCAGTTCAGATTCATGCccttcaaaggtacaacagcaagaGCCCTGCTGGTACCATGTTCTTAGTCATTATACTGCCTGCCCAGCCACGAGAGGTGAAGCGTTTGTTGGCACAGCTGGTCGGTATCAAGGCCCGAGAGGCCAATTTTGATATAACGAACAACTAATTGTACGTTCTAGGGTACCCACTGAGTCCTCCGACAATAAACTGCAAGATGACCCAAGCCCTTCCCGTTCCTCGACCGTCCTGAACAAGAGCGGTGTGAGATCCCCCAGGTGCGTGCCTGCATTTGCTTACACTGCATATCCACATCTGGGCATCACTGCATTGACAGAACAGGTGACTGCTGTTCTAACCTCTACATGTGTCAAAGATCTATTTGTGTTGGTGGCATTGCAAGTCTATCTCTCTCAAAtttctttgtgtgacaaagaACTGTGTGTGTTGAAGCTCTGTTTGCACTGTAGTAAAAGGCGAATGTGGACAGCTAACAGCATTTTCAACGCTGCCCCCCGAGCCCATCCGACCCACAGCTCCTGGGTAGCTTTTGACTTTCTTCTTCCGCCGTCTGGGTAGTAAAGTTAGGAGCAAGGTCAGGAGAGAGGAGGACAGGCGGAAGGATAAGGATGAGAGCGGACCTCAGCCTGATGCTTCGGGGGTGAAGCCGTGGACGCAGCAGTGTGATTCTGATCTCCATGGCCTGGTCCTGGGGGCCGGCAGGACTATTTTGCCTCTACGTGACGAGAGGGACCGCTGTGTCACTTTGGCTAAGTGAGTGACCAGCCCCCAAAACCCCTACTGTGTACAAATATGCCCTTCACTGTTATCTAAGctgtatcagaatcagaaacagaatcagaatactttattaatccctgagGAAATTATGTGGTTACAGTTGTTCCAAGACAGTAAGAAAGTAGAACAAGTTAAAATACCAATATTAAACAATACaatatataacaaatatatAGAAAGCAGAGAAGCATTATTACCTACAGACTTGCATAGCTTGAATTTCAATAATTACATTTGCTAGAATGATGAACTGCAAAGTGCATGTTCTGTCTTGTGCATACAGCAGGTAGAACGTAGTTCACAGTCAAACATACATATTGTGTGAAATGAACAATCTACAGAGACAATACAAACTGTCAGGGTCTGTACTCGTCTGTCCCAGCCTTTCGTGTCTactccccatttggccagcaggtgtcactggccgtCCTGTCCTCCTTATTGTGTAAGTCCTTAGTGTGTTTCCCCAGCTCCCTAGACTGCCGCATGGCTCTATGGGCTGAGTGTGCACCTATAACCCCCTTGATCATGTGTTTGAGTCCAGCCACCTCTGTTTTTTGTCTTTAGTAAAtattgttccctagtgtttcttTTGTATTCCTTTTCTTGTCCTAGGTTTTCCCTGCTTGTGTTCTATTTTGTTCctttctgtttctgtttaatTATCCTTGTGTTCTGTTCCTAGTGTTTTATTCCCAGTCAATGTTTCCTAGTTCTTATTTGTTGGGCTCTCTAGTTTCTGTGTTTAATTGctattagttccacctgttgcctgttttcttgTGCCAGCCCTTgttgattgttctcacctgttctGCATTATCTtgttagccctctgtatttaagtACCGGATCCTGCTCTGTTCACTGTGGAGTCACTGACTATGTTCCCTGATGTTGGGTCTTTGCTGGGTGATATGGTTGCATCCCTGCCTGTTCTCTTTATTACCAGTTTTCTCATGGtagggctttttttttttttttggttctgttAGTTTTCTTTGTACCCtcttttagttttgacccctcgtggtctttttgTTTGTAGTGTTCCCAGTGTTCTCATTATCTGAAAATAAACCCCCTGTTGTCTTGtggagccgcaagtggatcgtcaccttccttgcctgcctgcaccatgcctcgttcccatGGACCCATGGCAGCAAGCAGTGCAAACCAAATAAACATTGCGCAGACAGATGTAAAAAGTACACAGTACACAAATAGAATTCCCTGAAACAGAATATTGTAGTATTATATGATTAAATACATTgttaaaaataagaataatacATTAGTAGCTGGACTGTGTGTATACTGCTCTGCCGGTACACAGGTTGGTGAGCGACGCCATGGGTGGCACTGTGGCCCGGGATGAGCTGGACCGCTTCATGTGGGAGATACATCTCAGCGAGCTGAAGTTGCAGCTCCAGTCCAACGTCATCCCTGTCGGGATGATCAAAAAGGGGACGTTCTCCCACCGAGCCCTGCTCTTCAAGGTACCAGCCCGCCGGCTTTATTCCTGGCCTCTGCACGGCCATGTAATCCGCTTCTGAAACCTGGGAATACAAGCGACTGATCCCTCAGCAGATCCCCGAGTGGATCACTGGGCAGGTCGCTGACGATACCAGACAGCACTTCGTCGTTCAGTTTCTTTGGCCTTGGTACGGTTGGCTTTAAAATACATCTTGGGCAGTCAGATTACAAGTAGACAGCGCTAAATACAAGCATAAACGACCACCAAGATGCCTTGTGGTCCTATCACTCCATCCGCTTGCTGAGGTGGTCTGGGACATACTTGACCACATATCTTTTATAGCTGTACTATGCTAAAGCGTCTTCGACGAGGATGTCACAATAACTGTGTGGGTCGATTTGACTTTCTAATGCAAGTAGCACAGGCGGTAACATTCTACACACATGCGGTCAGCGGGAGAGGTGCGACAGACACAGGCGTAAATGGCAATGTGTCTCAGCCATCCACTTCTCATCCAGTCCCCCAAGACGCATTTTAAAGCCAAGTGTAAACAAGGCCTTTGCCTTTTTTGCttccattaaaaaataattgtgttttATGGGTGTAATTCCTATTAATTACGGTACTTTAGATTTATGTGCACAATTAACATAATCAGCAAACCGAGGGCAAACCCTTCAGCCAAAAGCTAATTTCCCAGGATGCTTGGGGACGGGGAACGTTCTCCTTTCCAAGAAGCTGGCACTTATTTAATGTGGTCATACAGCAGCCAGCTGTGAGCAcatcgccccccaccccccaccccttccatccctccaagtcaagtcaagtggcaACTATACTCAGTAACCCAGCATACAGTGGCATGAAATAACATTCCCCAGACAGCGGTGCTGCATAAgtgcagagacagacaggttgagtggaaaaaaacaatcgaggtacatgtacagtatgagaaCATCAACGCAGAGCGCAAATGTAAAGAGTGTTGTAATATTTACTATGTAGGCATTGATGGGAGCAGCAGATAAATAGTATGAATGAGTGAATATCATTATTTATTGCTCATTATTACTTATTAAATAATGGGCATTTGGTAACAACGGCAATAATTGTGTAAATGGTAATAAAATGACAATGTTGGTGGACAGCGGAGTTAATGGAAGGTCCAAATCTCCACCACTTTTCCAGGTTCTAGCTGACAGGATCGGGCTGAGCTGCAGCCTGGAACGTGGGGAGTACAACCGGGCCTGGAACAAGGTCCGACTGACGGAGGCTCCCCCCGACATCCACGGATGCTACGGCCGACCCCGTGCCTACGTAGTGGACCTCATGCACTCTCCAGGTGTCCTCATGAGGAGCGATTCACCGGAAGCCATCCGATACCAGACCATCTGAAGAGCACCGAGGCATCACCCAACACGCTTAGTATGCGTTCATTGTCCTTCGGTGTTTGGAGGAACATACTCAGTTATGGATGACACTGCTATTTACAACTGAATTCACATCTGAGTTCACATGCAACTTCTTGGATTCATAACATTTATGGCATCAAACGATACACTTTAGGTCTGCAGATTCCCGTTTGCGATAGCAGGTGTCATTATCAAAACTTCCACTGTGATTTCCAAAAAATACACTAGTGTAGCTCCATTTTTCTGGACTTTTAGGTCTCTTTTAAGTAAATCAAAGATAATCTATTGTAAATGTAATCTAATGACAATATCTATTCATTATGTAAAGAgtgttttaaataaaagattaaaaaataaaagaattagAGGTTATTTATCAATCATCCTGTCACTTTTATGGTGTTGGAGCTCAGGTATTTGTAATAGTTTGTACTTTAGAAACAGGAGTAGGctcatgttttttttactttcaatAATATTTTTAAGTGTAACATAACACGTGCGACTGAAATGCGACGTTTTACCAGTTTGCGACtgcaaatgtttggtgtttcaATTGGTTAGGGTGGGTTCGCTTATCGTTGGATGTTATTTGGCCAACTGGTTCAAAAGTGTGGAGTTCAAATAATATTCGTGATGAAATGTCAAAGCGAGCGTTTTAAGAAATAACATTAGGATTGATAGGGCCATCACTTACATTAAAGTTCTTAGCATCTGGTATTTACCACGTATTCAGACCTTGTTCCATTTAAGATTAATGAATGTTGGTAGATGTCTTCGGTCTAGATTGATTAACGCCATTTAAAAAGATGATAAAGATCGTTGACATTTGTATCATCTCCATGCTGTCATTTAATTCTCAGACGAAATTATCCACGTCTGGTCAGCAGGCAGCATAAACCGAGGTGCATTCAAAAGGCACCTGCTTTGACAGGACCTTGACTCAGTCGCCAGTCGCCAGTTGACCAACAGCTTGCATTTTGGACTAAAGGAGAACAGCATGTCCAGCGTTGCCTCTCGCCTTTATTTCTTAGCTGCCAATGAAGGGGCTGTTAAGGCAGCGCGTGTGTTTTCAAGGAGAACGATCGCTCCATCGCGTACGGTATTCACATATGCTGGTATGTGTATTGCgacttttaacattttattattgtttttattatttttgcgTGAGGGTAAGTTAAATCGATTTAAATTACAAGTCTTAATCAGATAATTCGGTTTCGTTCAATGTCATTTTCCTCTGCAATTATTACATCTGTCCTGTGTTTTTCGAAAATGTTGGTTTCCCAAAGAAAATACGGAAAGACAAAATAATCGTTGTACTTGTTAATAGCCTTTGTCTATGAATATAATGCATAAAATAACTCAATATAACGCTAGACCATCAATCTGAATATTTACGGTAGTTTCATTCTTATTCTTCAAAAATTAAACCTTGTCATTCTGGGAAAAATCTAATTACCACATACGCAGGTTTACGTGATAGTGCTCTGAATGTTAAATAGTTCTTCCAAGATCGCCTTAACATTCACTTACAAATCTCTGAGTTGCTTGTCTTGCACGAAGCTAGGGAGGGGAGCAGGTTTGCCAACTTTCACCCCAACAACATAGTTGTAGTTTAGCAACAAGAACAATTACCGCTGCACTGAGCAAAATGTACCTAAGTGAGAGATATTTGTGTGCAGGTCTGCGGTCTCTGACACGTTATGACGAGTCAGGAAAATCTATGGACTGGCAGAAGAAGCTGACCCCGGAGCAGTATGTAGTGACCAGGGAGAGGAGCACCGAAATAGTGAGTAGCTGTTATTGAGTCACCCAGTGCGAGTGGATTCAAAGCAGCAGATATATGGTTTCCAGGTGGAAACCCAGGCAAAGTAGCCCCTTCTAGTATTCTTAAAGTGATGCACAATCGGAGATGCCATTATGTGATTAACTATGATTGTGAACACTGTCTCCAGCCCTTCAGTGGAATATATCTGAACCACAGTGAAGAAGGCATGTACCACTGTGTCTGCTGCGACACGCCCCTATTTAAGTAAGTGGCCTCACCGTTATCATCATCACCATTACTATTATTAACAATAAACCTCTAATTTCAAAGTCTGGGCCAATTCCTCTGTATTATGGGTAATCAATTGAAAATGACTATGCTGATGAGACGAAACAAGTCAAAGCAGTTACTAAACCAAAGGAAATCGGTGGATATTATTCTAATCTGTAATTCTTTGAATTCAGATTTAGTTTCTTGAACCGCACGTATTTAATGTATAATTGGTTACTTAATGTGTGCCGTCAGAAAGTGTGGAATTATTATGTCTAGTTCGTAATAATCCATTATAATGATTTGATGTAGGTCAACTGACATCGGTTTGGTGCCCTCTAGTGTTCGTTTATATTTAACAAGGCCCGGAAAAAAATGATTATTACAGCACCATTTGCTTAGGCTTTATCTTTTCCCCAACTTGCACAGTTCCTTCAGTTCAGCCCCAATATCTATTGCATATTTTTATgtctatgtatatatgtgttgCCTCCAGCCCCCACCCATCTTGTCCTGAATAAATAGTTGGACGATGTTTGTTTAATAATCTGCAACTTCAGTTTGGGTTTatattgaacaaaaaaaattcaaagcaGTCGATGCTCCTGTCTGGTTTTCCTCTATCCCTACAGCTCGGAATCAAAGTTTGACTCGGGGACAGGG
This window of the Paramormyrops kingsleyae isolate MSU_618 chromosome 1, PKINGS_0.4, whole genome shotgun sequence genome carries:
- the msrb2 gene encoding methionine-R-sulfoxide reductase B2, mitochondrial; translated protein: MSSVASRLYFLAANEGAVKAARVFSRRTIAPSRTVFTYAGLRSLTRYDESGKSMDWQKKLTPEQYVVTRERSTEIPFSGIYLNHSEEGMYHCVCCDTPLFNSESKFDSGTGWPSFYEAHGTWERDESHANILRRPDCSLGSMGTEVICKQCDAHLGHVFDDGPDPTGHRFCINSVALSFKPRVK